In Haliotis asinina isolate JCU_RB_2024 chromosome 15, JCU_Hal_asi_v2, whole genome shotgun sequence, the sequence CATTACCCATGTTTGTATTTGAACCTGGGTATTTAATGTGACAAGCACTTCATCCACAACACCACCCCACATGCAGACAGGCAAACAATAACCCAAATGAGCACAAGATCATACACATGCTTTAGTATCCTGCAATGTGTTTCAAATGACAACAGTTCctccacaaacacaacaaacaagcttttaaaaaatcccattttCTGAAAAGTGGGATTATGATGGTACCAATGTACCATTCAAGTCATTAAAGATGGCTGCAAGCAGAGATTTGGCAATATCAGATATTGATTAAATTGTAAAATGCTTTTCCAGAGATAATCCAGAATGAATGGTCCTTCCTTCTCTTGCCTGTCCCCATGTCAGTCGAGTCTACCATCCCCACGACAACAGTGTTGAACTTGACCTTGGTGCATGAAAGCGTCCTTCACGTCATCATGAAATCATGGGATAGGTCAGCTGCCTTTGCAAATACATCCAGACTTGCGGAATTCACGTAATACAAAAGAATCTTTTTCCTCTGAAAAAATATTATACAAGGAGTTAGGTTGTGTTGAATGAAAACATCTACACATGCTTCGCAAAGGAGAAAGTTTTCCTGATGGTAACAATGTTGTCAGCTGAAGTTTGTAGCTAGGTAAATCATAGCCAGATGCGTTATAAGATGGAGCTGAATGTACAGATTAAAACCCTTTTTGCTCACAACATGGAACCACCTTGTCCGTGACCTGATGCCAATAGCTGCTGAAAGTGTGCTAACATGTCTATGATCCAAAGACACAACACTGACCAGTCATCAATGCATGGTCACGGACAATGACATTCCATTCAGTGAATTATTTACAACTGACTAAACAGTAAAAGCATCTGTTTCTTGGTTTCCCGTGATATTTGGGAATAGTGAAAACTTATGACCAGCTCTGCTCTCTGGATGTATTCTAATGGTGTCAGTCATCATAACAGCAGTAATTAGGCTGCatcaaaataattatttgtttctcgGTCGCATttatttcaaaagtgacgagtgcGGTAGGACTttcctttttaattttttatagGAAAAAAGTGACAAggaaggaacacatttttattttgttctctcagaaatacagcttgggaagttttaCACGTGTTATTGAGTTGTAGATTCCTTCACACTCGTTCCTACAAGACACTCATTGTTATAGTAGACAAATGGATAATCGGGACGCAGACAAgtcaaatgtatttttatttaaatGGCCATAAAAAACTGTTacatgcacaaataaaagtgacgcaccCATgaccaagaaacatttcactaattTTTTTAGCCTTACATAGCTGGTTCTACATTTTTCTACATACTTACTCTCTGGTGTTTCTGGTTTAACAGATGCCAGGTACTCTTTGGCTATCTGTTCAAACAATTCTTCTGGAAAAAGGGGGGAAAGGGAACTTGTCAGACACTGTGAAATCACATTTGACAAAAAACATAAGTGAATAGGATTTAAAATCAACACCAAGATATTACTCCTATCTATTCTGGATTCATATATAACTATTTGAGATAATTAATTTGAGAAACTGTTTTACAGTTAAAGTGATGCAATATCACTCTGTGCCATAAGATGGTAGTAAATCTATCAGTGTGAAAGTGTATGTAAACATGTCAGTGTACAGTGTAATTGACAGCCTTGTGTGACCAATGCAACAACAAACAGTAAAATGTATGTGAGTAAGTGACCTTAGTTTTACATCAtgctcagcaatgttacagcaatatcacagagggtgaacaacagaaatgggcttcacatattgtacccatgtgtgaatcgaacccttgtctttggcatgacgaatGAATGCTTTCACCATTTttatgctaccccaccaccccataaATTGTATGTGCAATTGAATCCCGTTTATCCGGACATTTTGGTTTCacacaaaacaagcaaaatgtcataacatataagtgtccCGATAATACACGGAAGGTGGAACGCAGGTTACAAGTTGTCAGGTCGTCTCAGATGTTATCATGTGGGGTGTGATGCTTCTGGTGGTAAGTTAAACGTAAATCCACAACAAAAAGACActattttgccaattgcatattcttttttCAATTTCACAGACACATTTCTTGCCCTGAAAACATATGGTGTCACATCAAACTTATGCTGTCAGCAAAAAGTACACGTCCGGATAGGATCACATGATGTAGATCATGTtgcaggctatttttaacttgcatcatGACAGACAGTATGAgtcgatttataagtgttatatacagtacaattacagtatAGTTCACTACTTAGCAGGTGTTTTCGTTagtgatgagatgttctcacacctGTCAAATCCTAATTAACAACCTAAGTTACATGCATCCCTAGTCTTTTGATGGGTAATtgatcaattcacatcaaatgccttccGAGTGATTATGAATGAATACACTTAGTCATAAGGAAACAGACGTGTCTGACGTGACACATACATatgcacatgtacacagatCTTCCTGTCTGGACAcaggatattttttttaaaaaaatctatgggaatggtttTAAAATTTGCCGTCTGGGTCTGGAAATGTGTGGTCCAATTAACTGTTAAGTGAGTATAGTTACTCAACGtaagttttgtttcacataaaaatcatcCAGAAGACAGGGTTTCCAGGTAGACGGGGCACAGCTCCAGATAAGGCatgtatttgcatattttactcaataaaaatcacatttactcaattaattacaaatctgggagtacaaaaaacGCTTAAGAATTACTTAAAACCCAATGGGTCTATATATAATACCTTGCATACTTTACTCAATGAATTAAATTGGCTTGTGTATGATAATTTGTAGCGGAGTCCAAACACTATACCAGCATTAGCAAATGTTACGTCATGcctatatatacacacttttagGTGGAATCGCACCACTCATTGTGAACATGTCACTGAATGACTGGCCTGTATTTATTGACATTACAGCAAAAGGCATCAGCTCCTGGAACCTCAAAGCCTTGCTATAtctgattcattcattcatccattcctTCATTCATACTATTATAGCCGAAACCACTGTCTGGAGGTGACTGtagtagtcacatgacttccatctTACCTGTTCACAAATGGCTGTCAACTATTTGGGAATATAAAAACTTAGATCTGTTGTGAagcatttatatttacatatttagaagTGCTAATTACCCAATGAGGAAAAGACTCTCCGTgcaaaagtactcaattctttttaagtagtgggagtatacaaaatgctagttactcctcaaaaaatgcaattactcatacataaacagacatgagaGTAAATgcccaattgcttgaaaaattatctggagctctggcgGGGTCCGAGTAAACAGGGTTTGACTGTACCTAGTACAGTGTACAGCAACACTTGACATGTGATAAAGGTATGATActgtatggatgacaacttgttCATTATATTATGATGTGGTGATATTTATATAATGATGTGACCTACACCGAAATGTCACATCAGAATACAGTTAAGTTGGCATCAATAATGTAGAATGCTTTTCTTTGTCTTTATTAACTTCTAatatgccaatcaaacagaatGCTTGACAAACTTACTGATGTTTTCCCCTGTCTTGCTGGAAGTCTCGTATACATCAGACATGCAATCTGTGAAAACAATAGGCAGTGAGTGAGGGGAACTAACGCCAACAGGAATAGTATGAATACTCAGTGCCAATTAGAAAGTAGTCAAAAATAACATATCCTAAACATATATTTgcaattacactttctcagtaaattaCTGATTCTGGTACTCTTGTACAGCTAAAACAGCTGATGTTGTTGTGGGATGACACTTAGGTACCTGATTCTGAGGGGGCTTCGAATCCTGGAGGGACTCAATGTACCTGAAGCACAAGATACTGTACTTTCCTGAtaaagtgtaatctcaaatgtaatatatattacaAATAGGAATAGTATTGAATTACACTCTTTAGCATCACTTCAATACAGAGTGAGGGAGCAAGATTTAACACTGTTTAGCAAGAGATAAGGTGATAtatcatgacatatgtatatggATGTATCCAAGAGTCGTACCATCAGCCAATGCCTTTGCTGCTCTCTGGTTTACCCGCCTTGTCTCTGGATCGTTGGTCACCAAGTCCTTCTTCGTTCCACACAGGTAGATCTTACAGCTCTGCAGAAATCAAAACAAGTTCTGTAGGTCTCGCTTTTAACAACAAGCTAAATATCTCTCATATCCACGGGTCCTTAAAATGTTAATGTCCTACCACTGTTTGAAATAAACCTACTCAGATATCCGCTGCTAAAACCACAGCAAATGAAAGCAaaaaattcataacatacacaTTTCCAAATTCATCAgatatttatgaaattatgaatatcAACACAAACCAATTGTGAAGACTGTAACAGCTTTCCTACTAAACATTAAATCAGTATTGAGTGAATTTCTCAACATAAAGTTCAACACACCTCCTCATGTGTCCTGAGTTCTCCTATCCAGAACCGAGCACGGTCAAAGCTGGATTTGTCTGTCATGTCAAAACACAAGATGGCTGCCCTGGCACCACGGTAGTAGATCCTGCTCATAGCCTCGTACCTTTCACTTCCTGCTGTGTCCTGCAAAACCATCAGTCAATCTTTACTCACCAACACTCAGATCTTGAATACCATACTGAATCGGAATGTGCAATGACACTGACTTTAAAATCAAATGAGCTCCGAAGTCAGATGTCTTCAATAGTAGTGCTACTTTTGGATATAGCGATACTACTTTCCTCCAGAATGATTAATATTGCCCCATTCTATTCCTGATACATTGCTCATCATTTTCCTTAACACAACTGAATCCATATATTTTtcaggggcggtggagtagcctagttcgctcgtcacaccgaagacccgggtttgaatgtgtgaagcccattttctggtgtccgccaacgtggtattgctggaatattgctaaaaagcgacgtaaaactaaactcactcactatattttTCATGTGACATAAATACTTCTAAACATAAATTTAAGTTCATGTTTTGAAAgcatttttgtattgttttgagagTATCAACATCAGTTtgaacaagcattgtcactgaaGTGACATAATTCCCTGtcacaaattatcaaatcaaactttgaGCTGAAACTTTCAAAGTGTCAGAGTGACCTTGAAAAAGACATCACTGTCACCCAAACTGACTGGGCCCTACACAATCTGTAGATGACGCTTGGTGTCAAGTATGAAGAAAATACAGTGACCAGTTCTTGACATATCTCACTGACAAGCTACACAAGTGttgttgtgaccttgaaaacgATGTGAAGGTCACTAAAATCAACTGCACCCTATGCCATCCCTAGATAAAACtttgtgtcaaatatgaaaaaaatccaaCAACCGGTttttgagatatcttgctgacaagggcAAAATgttaaagtccccttgtgaccctgaaatgaaggtcaaggtcaccaaatctGACCAGCACTTTCTCATGTTGCGATGAACCTATCTACCAAATATGGAAAGAGGcaaagatgtatgtatgtatgtatgtatgtatgtatgtatgtatgtatgtatgtatgtatgtatgtatgtatgtatgtatgtatgtatgtatgtgtgtatgtgcctgtatgtatgtgcctgtatgtatgtgcctgtatgtatgtatgtatgtatgtatgtatgtatgtatgtatgtatgtatgtatgtatgtatgtatgtatgtatgtatgtatgtatgtatgtatgtatgtatggatgcatgcatggaCAGACGGAGCCTCATATAATATCCACTGCTTCATGCTTCACGCATGGTAGGGGATAAAAAAGACTAGAACAAAAGTTAAGTATAGAAACCATGTACATTCTGCCACCAAAGCTTTGTATAGCTGTATGAAATgttccatgtgtgtgtgagcgagtgagtaagtgagattacttttagcaacattccatcaatatcatgccAGGGGACAACAAAAATGgccttcactcattgtacccatgtggggaatcgagcctggGTTCACCTGATGAGTGAACACATTAATCATTCCCCCAGCCCTCCCAGTCCCATGTGTGAAAAGATACAGGATTACATAGTAACTGATCATAAACATGAggtatataaacagacaacacaCATGTAGCATGTGCAGGATTCTATCCCACTAACCCATATTCCCATCACCAGGGTCTGTCCATCAACATCAATCTTCTTCGCACCAAAAGCTGCCCCGATTGTCTGGAGAAACAAAACAGTAGATATGGCTAAGTATACAggaaacatttcaacatacCAGTGGCATGAATACTGGACTGATTCCtattaaaacaaattcatcTATTCTTTGTAATGATGTTGCCGAGCTACTTCTGGTTCCTTCATCAGGCAAGAACTGAGACAGTATAGAGAATTTGTATAGACAAACAATATATCAACAGTATGCATAATACCcaaaatttttgtttgttgttttacgccacacacagcaatattccatcgatATAGCGACGGTTGTGAATAATATTcttcaccagacaatccagtgatcaacatcatgagcattaaaCTATGCCAAAGGGATATgatcatgtgtaaaccaagtcagcgagtctgaccacttgatgACCTTCGCTATTTGACAACAATTCCTTGTAACCTCTGGAACGATACTTTAGAACCACTTCTTGCCTCTTTTTCACTGAGGATTCACACACAGTTAATAAATTTACACAATGACTTGTCAACACTTGCTACAATTATTCATTCTTATGTACAAAGATGGCGATAAATGACAACAACTATCAAGACATGAAGTGACAAAGCCAATGAATTAATGAGACATAAGCTTATGCAGCACAGTGACAAAGCTAGCTGTCATAACAAAAATAGCAGGTtattacaacaacaacaacaacaaacatacaatgACAATGTTTATTTGTGGCGGATGGTATGACTACAGCTCAGTGGAGGAGGTCTATGCCTGAGATTCAGTTTATATGGTTGATGGCTCACTTCTTTCTTTGGATTTCAATAGTTTCCTGTGGTTTCCTGTTTTCCTACAGACTAATGTTGGCACGGAAAGTCTTTGCTTGTAGCTTAGACTTATGTCTAGTCTCTGAATCATGTGAATAGATATCATTCTGATGGTagcaaataaacacatttaaattgaaaaggcaGATGGGAAATTCAGAAACTACGTGGGATCAagacttacttcatttaggGAAGAGAATGGCGGGGAAGGCTAGGCAgtaggaaaaataatgtggttcggggatTGTGAGACACTATTTGTGGCTGGGAGATGTTATAGTAcaccagtgttcacgaatagcgtctgaccttctgacaaatctggcagattcgccagtggtcagatagaagtCACCAATccgccagccccagtgtctgactgaatatttcacattgtctttgtgtgaagttgttatttgtggcatgtggcacttgtttgctgtttatatatcttatgtttgttatcatataaagttaataatttcaattaggAGATGGacctactgtgtttgaaaatcagagacagTAGGtctatctccattctaccatgacccATCTAAAATTGAACTTCGTGCAGAAGACACTGCATGATCCGGCAAGGGATGAGAGGCAAGTGAAATTCGTCTGTGAAGGGAGTGGTTGGTGCCTTTCCTATTTTTtgaacatttcaacataaaacacattctgtctaaagaaaacaaataactgtttattCAATGCAACTGTTTTGTTTGCTCTGATACTCTTCCTCCTTGGTTATACAGTAATGGAATCGTCTGACCTGCTTATTTTCGTGGAAGTAGAGTTACGCAACAGGTTCAAATGGCGGATGagacagtgtttacattttgccaaagtttgaaatttgatgTGAAAGTGGAAAATACACGACTGGATGTCGAATCAGAGCCCCCCCGAATTGAAGAATAGATCCTTTTCTTATAGACCTTGAACTGTAACTCAtcaaaaactgttgatttttatGCTTGGCGAGTGTCGATTGTGCTTTCATGTACTTGCCTCCAACCCGTCAATGTGGCATGCGGCAAAAGAGTCACAGtgctgttttgtcaaaatgtgtatACGTGCGACCAACTAGGGATTCTTGGAAAATTTGTTTCAATCATTTGGGGATGGATTGAGGTCAAGCTTTTCTCAAAGTGTACGAACGTAACAGTGACCGCCTTGCAGGGAGGATGGCAGAGCAAAACTCTGGTGGttcaatattttacatatattatTGTGACATCATGGAGTATGAGTAACATAAATTTGGTGTTTCGCCAGACAGTTATCTTGCAAACTTCCCATTCTAAATGGAAAGAAATATACCATTTTCCAGGTAGGTAAATGTTTACTAACGTTTTGATGCACAATTTTGTATAGATAGGGGTGTATTTTGGCAAGGTATTCTGATTTATgtgttagatattgtttatgttagggGCTATGTAGAATCTATTGTAATTGAGTGTTTTTATAATTGATGGTAATATGATATAATTGTGGACGAAATATCatataattgcattttttgagtttgaataaatgtattttatcagcatttccagcacgtctgttgtgttgatatcaggcatgttggtggtcaagctgaagtagtgcgacagtgttgtatatacatgttGTAGTGAAGCACTGTGAAATCAGATACATGTTTAATCCAAGAATTTTGAAATGCATATGTGGAAAGTCCCAAGTCAGTGTCAAAATCTAtctatttgttgttgttatgacCCGCCACCATTGTGGTCAAATGGAAGTAGTTCTCACAATAAGACTTGTTAATGTGTGGTGAAACGATCTAAAATCAGATAGCGTCAATCCAGAATTAATAccgtctgatttttctgaacaaccaatcagaatccaaTATTTTCttaagtcatggtagaatgccagttataagaaatgttaaatctcaaatgtttgtttaacttaattctgtgggtcctgtgaattttccgtgggtcagacagacatctgaaacttacaggacccaatgtcctgttactctGAAAAACCATCGTGAACCCTGAGTACATTAGTAGTACAACATGCACTTATTTATATAGATTACAGGGTCAGATCAGCCCTTGCAAACCTGTGGTAAACTATAGACTAACAACAAGTCAGAATGTCATGAACACCTTGTGGACCCAGGAGTATGGGAGAATAATGTCAATGAATTTCTGTTTAATCAAACACAGTGATGTCAGAACTAaacaatacaacacaatcagTTGTTGGTACATTATGAACATGTTAGTACAGTGACGAAGAACTGAAACATACAATAGTATGGAAGCCAGGCAATCACAGAGGGTTATCTCTCATTCTAAACTATTCGCCCTTCTCAGGCAAATTCAAAAACgatttttgtttccattttggTCAATATTGGGACTTTTTAGTAACTTTTTTAAGCTCCAAATTCAGAGGAATTACTACACTGCATTTCAACACTGCACTGGATGCAATGGTTAAAACATATCACTCATTACCgctcatgaaacaaaatataagatatttaagattccaaattgtgaaatttaatgaCATTTGTTGAATGTTTGAGACAAATGTTTGCCCCTGACTATGGTGAGATAAATCTCTGACACTTATTTTGCTTAAGAGAGAGCCCTCTGATAAGGACGCAGGCAAAGGAGGAGTGCAGCAAACCGTCAAACCATTACATTCTGGTATGGCACCACATCACCACTGAATCGGTCATGGATGTAGCGCTCAACAAGACTTGTCTTCCCTGCGTATGCCTTCCCCAAGAGAACCACTTTGATATCTACTCTACTTCCTGCCATCAGAACTCTTGGTCATCATAGgcactgaaacaacaaatagaGGACACTAAGAACACATGCAGTGAAAACAGTGAGAATCACAGAGAAGACTGTTACAGATGCAGTGAACTtacctatctacctacctacctaccccacccccccaccagTATACTGCTCAGCTGCTCAAAGGCACTTTATTTttcccttgatcactggatgtcaatctagCCTGGTGCTTCAGCCAGCAGTATCAATATCAGTGATATAAActattttccagcaatatcaaggcggggggcTGATGCACATAACAGATGTTGCTGGTCATGATGACAAAGGATGTGATGACAATTGCTGGTGCAGCACTCATAACAGATGTTGCTGGTGTGGTTAATAACCATGATAACAAATGATGTGATGACAATTAGTGATGTAGTGCCGATGTGGCTGGTGATAGTAACAGGGGAGGTGATGATAAGTACTTATGCACTACTGATACCAGATGTTGCTGGTGATAATGACAAAGGACGTGTTGACAATTACTGATGCAGTGCTGCTAACAGATGTTGCTGGTTATGAAAGAATGACTATCATCTTACAAATCTGGTTCATCTATATGCTGGACAGAAATGCTGGACATGCTGGTTGTGAGTAGAATATATTTGTCATGAGACTATTGAGAGTTGATTTAGAATGATAACCTTGAAGTTGAAGACACCTTGTGTTACACAGGTGAGCATTGAAGACACCTTGTGTTACACAGGTGAACAAGAAAGAAAGTATGCATCACAGTTCCGGTGTCCTGATGCCATGTGAAATTTTATAGCAAAAGCAGATTCCTCATCTATCACTTCTTTAAGAAAAGCATGATTTGTAGACACCAATGTATTCattgtgaataacacaacatttcagaGTGTATGCTCACCTGATGTAGGAGCAGGAATACACTCCAAATTGTCACGCTatttacaataaagaagttgatatctaaTGATCTGTGAATCTTGCTTCACTTATGGACTCCAGTTATAAATGTTCGTTAAGGATTTCAAGACTTGTTTGTTTTTCCCATAAACAGCGTTTATCATTGTTTTACAGGATACTGTAATAACCGTAATATTGAAACACGTGGCATAAGATAAAATGCTGTCATACCAATGGATTAGAAGATATCAGCAAGTGTAGATGTtcaaaatcaattaaaaataGCACCTACCCATGCTAACCCTGATGATTACACTCATGGCTGACATGGCAACGTCTTGGCTATTCATGCAAAATAATGCATTAAAgatgtatattttttgtgtCTTAGAGTTACAAGTTATCAGACCTTATTAGGCACAAACATAAGGAATCTAACTTTCTTTCACATTGGAAGGCTAGATGCCTTATCAAAATAAATACCAAATACCCTTTCAGTGATCTGGAATTCAGGCAAAGCTTCGAAATCAACTGTTTATGACTGACCATAAAAAGTAGTTATGCATCTGAACTGCATCAGTTAAGCACAACAAAGCCATTAGGGGGTGTAGTGAATTGAATCTGGCCTTTCTCACAGACAATAACAACAAACCTGAAAATGCATACTATTTCCTGTCAAACTAAAATGCAAGACTAATAGTGCTAAAGAGTAAACACAGAGTTTAATGAATTTGTCCTGGAAAAATTACTTACGTTCAGCGGACCAATGAGATTGCTCGAGAGGCTGCGAGTGcgggataacgttcaccccagaggtgttttggtttgattttcgagtttgaggacatattaaagttaataaaatgggtgtTATGTCGTGGAAATCGGGCAGGATGTGTGGGGACATGTATAATTGAGAGGTACGTGTGCATAGTTTCGAATGTCACTAAATTCTTAGCGTACATTTCAGCCTGAAATCGGAACGAGTCTATGTCGACacgacaatccaatatggcagctgctgctcctttactctattaatatatatgacgtgagtgtatatctatggtctatgtttaacctacagtgcgaCATCGGGTTCCTGTGGACTGAGTGAAGAAATCCATTGAGATTTACAGTTGATACTAAAGTGTTAATGTACGTGGCAGTGATCTGGAATACCCTTACCCACTGTACCATAACAGCAGTAGAGTAATATTTTGTGAAGTGAACAAGCAATGTCCCTCAAAACCCCACAGCACAGAAGTTTTACATAATGACTCTAATGACATACTCTTTTatggtatatatgttatattttgttgtttgggGTTGCTGTCCATCTGTGAATTCTCTTTGTTTGAAACAGTGCTCGGCTATCATCACCAATGACACCTAGTTCCGCATGATCATAACTTTATCTCTAAACCAAAACATAAATGCCCCCTCCTGTCTTGAGAGCTGTTGACCTACGAAGAACCTGGTAGTCATCTTTCCGATTGGTCAAATATGCGGGCTATATCATAGGCAAGAGCAAAGGTCTTGTTTGACTGTATGACAAGCCAATGTCTTGGGGCGACAGAAATTATTTCTATGTAGGACAACCTGATCTAATCACTGCTGCCTGTATGACTAATGACCACCATCTAAGTTCATTTAAAGAAACAATGAATCTGTGAAAATGGTAAAAAGACAAACGATACTCATAAATCGACAGTATTTACTCACACGAGAAGGGTCGACTTGTGTATCTTCTGCGTAAAAACTTCGAGGGTGTTTTCCACAAATGACCAACTGttagagtaacctcccttgaaAAGGCTCCACCTATGATAGTTTAGCAGAAAAAGCATACTTGTAAATAATATGAAAACGGATTCCAATTTGCCAGCCGAAAATAGGTTCAAAGCGTACATTTGATACTGCTATGCTGGAATGGCGATTAAACATAAATCATTATATTTTGACAGCCTCAAAGACAAGTCACATGATGCCAACCGGGTGTGAGTCGTGCCCAGATTTTCACAAGTACCTTTGCACCCGTTCGCTTGGTATGAGGTTACGTAATACTTGTTCGGGACAATTAGGTAACACATTACATCCATGTAACAAAAGAATAACAGAAAATTCATTGCACAACAATTGCTACAAGGGCAGTCTGTGCATGTCATTATGAAGGcaacatttcattttcttgGAGTGTGGGTAAGTAATGGGTTTCATATCATTTTAGTTAAAATGTTCAGGGGCACAAATTCTTTAAGCACTTATTTTCCCACAGGACATGCATATAGCATTTCTAAAATGTAATACAGAGACTTGATTGTAGTTTCagcaaaatgtaaatatatcaatatgatAAATTAGCGAAATATTTAAGCACACTTCTGAATCAGCtttattgtaaataattttTATCTTATGCATTTATAAAAGAAACGATCtaatgtgacctttaaaatcaAAAGCGACTTTGATGAAAGTAAAATGCAATATGATTGTTAGAAACTTTGTCATATAAGAGTTTccgatttattttttttaaaaaatgtatacaCAGAGGGCCTAAGTATGTTGTTTACAAGTTTAATTTATGAATTCGTTTTCACTTCAAATCTATTGCTGATATTAGTAATAATCAGGATAACATTCAAGCTCTGTGCATGGTGTTAATGTCTTTTGAATGTAAAAGGAAGCACTGAAT encodes:
- the LOC137265904 gene encoding ras-related protein Rab-24-like isoform X2 — encoded protein: MAGSRVDIKVVLLGKAYAGKTSLVERYIHDRFSGDVVPYQNTIGAAFGAKKIDVDGQTLVMGIWDTAGSERYEAMSRIYYRGARAAILCFDMTDKSSFDRARFWIGELRTHEESCKIYLCGTKKDLVTNDPETRRVNQRAAKALADDCMSDVYETSSKTGENIKELFEQIAKEYLASVKPETPEKEKDSFVLREFRKSGCICKGS
- the LOC137265904 gene encoding ras-related protein Rab-24-like isoform X1; its protein translation is MAGSRVDIKVVLLGKAYAGKTSLVERYIHDRFSGDVVPYQNVMTIGAAFGAKKIDVDGQTLVMGIWDTAGSERYEAMSRIYYRGARAAILCFDMTDKSSFDRARFWIGELRTHEESCKIYLCGTKKDLVTNDPETRRVNQRAAKALADDCMSDVYETSSKTGENIKELFEQIAKEYLASVKPETPEKEKDSFVLREFRKSGCICKGS